From a region of the Paenibacillus lutimineralis genome:
- a CDS encoding alpha-galactosidase: MPVFFDEVKGIFHLQTLGSSYVIQLVRGYAAHVYYGKKLRQNSNLDGMLVHTGRASFSPSLPGDPSLSLDALPQEYPQYGTGDFRYPAYQVTLSDGTRITELLYRTHRIIQGKPALEGLPAVYVEQQDEAETLELDLHDNYSGLVVTLSYSVFANIDAITRSVKFENAGQGEINLGQTMSVSLDFPDHQFDSLYLHGSWARERHIVRKPIAQGITAIGSRRGASSHNMNPFFALLRPDANEHQGEVYGFSLVYSGSFLAQAEVDQYGTTRFSMGIQPFDFGWRLQQGESFQSPEVVMVYSADGIGGMSRTYHRLYRTRLCRGQHRDAERPVLVNNWEATYFNFNADKIEDIAKAGAELGIELFVLDDGWFGHRDSDNSSLGDWYEDRRKLPQGLGDLASRVQSYGLQFGLWFEPEMVSPDSELYRAHPDWCLHVPGRRRTEARQQLILDMSRIDVQDYLYERLSDLLSNVPISYVKWDMNRNMTEIGSAALLPEQQAETAHRYMLGLYALLERITSQFPHVLFESCSGGGGRFDPGMLYYMPQTWTSDDTDAVERLKIQYGTSIVYPVSTMGAHVSAVPNHQVGRITSLAFRGDVAMSGNFGYELDLSKFTAEEKEIAKAQIADYKRRRSLVQTGDMFRLKSPFEGQMTAWMFVSEDQSEALLFYYQVLAEPNGPIHYTKLEGLDPQRDYHLEGSEEVYGGDRLMSAGLPMLLEGDFSSRVIHLHGC, from the coding sequence ATGCCTGTTTTTTTTGATGAAGTGAAGGGAATCTTTCATTTACAGACGCTGGGTTCAAGTTATGTGATTCAATTGGTACGGGGATATGCAGCACATGTCTACTATGGGAAAAAGCTGCGTCAGAACAGTAATCTGGACGGAATGCTAGTACATACTGGACGGGCTTCCTTCAGTCCGAGCCTGCCGGGTGATCCTTCGTTGTCACTGGATGCTCTCCCCCAGGAATACCCTCAGTATGGGACCGGGGATTTCCGCTATCCTGCTTACCAGGTTACACTGTCCGATGGCACGCGTATTACTGAGCTGTTGTACAGAACACATCGGATTATCCAAGGCAAGCCTGCTCTGGAGGGGCTGCCTGCCGTCTATGTGGAACAGCAGGATGAGGCGGAGACGCTTGAGCTTGATCTGCATGACAATTACTCAGGTCTTGTTGTCACACTAAGTTACAGCGTATTTGCAAATATCGATGCGATTACAAGATCCGTCAAATTTGAAAATGCAGGACAGGGAGAGATCAACCTGGGGCAGACGATGAGCGTATCGCTTGATTTCCCGGATCATCAATTCGATAGCTTGTATTTGCATGGTTCCTGGGCGAGAGAACGTCATATCGTGAGGAAGCCAATTGCCCAAGGAATTACGGCGATCGGCAGCCGCAGAGGGGCCAGCTCACACAATATGAATCCATTCTTTGCTTTACTTCGACCTGATGCGAATGAACATCAAGGTGAGGTATACGGATTCAGTCTGGTATATAGCGGAAGTTTTCTGGCTCAGGCAGAAGTAGATCAATATGGAACTACACGATTCTCTATGGGAATTCAGCCGTTTGATTTTGGCTGGAGATTGCAGCAGGGCGAGAGCTTCCAGTCTCCTGAAGTGGTCATGGTCTATTCGGCGGATGGGATCGGTGGAATGTCACGGACGTATCACAGATTGTACCGGACCCGACTTTGCCGGGGACAGCATCGCGATGCGGAGCGTCCTGTACTCGTCAACAATTGGGAGGCTACCTATTTCAACTTCAATGCTGATAAAATTGAGGATATCGCCAAGGCAGGTGCGGAGCTCGGTATTGAGCTGTTCGTGCTGGACGATGGCTGGTTTGGGCATCGAGATTCGGATAATAGTTCATTAGGAGACTGGTATGAGGACCGTCGTAAGCTGCCGCAAGGTCTAGGGGACCTGGCGTCACGTGTTCAGAGCTACGGCCTGCAATTCGGCCTATGGTTCGAGCCTGAGATGGTATCGCCAGACAGCGAGCTATACCGGGCCCACCCTGACTGGTGTCTGCATGTTCCCGGCCGTCGCCGCACCGAGGCTAGACAGCAGCTTATCCTTGATATGTCTAGAATAGATGTCCAGGACTACCTGTATGAAAGGCTAAGCGATCTATTATCGAATGTACCCATCTCCTACGTTAAATGGGATATGAATCGCAATATGACCGAGATTGGCTCCGCGGCGCTTTTGCCGGAGCAGCAAGCGGAGACCGCTCATCGATATATGCTGGGACTCTATGCATTGCTGGAGCGGATTACGAGCCAATTCCCGCATGTTTTGTTCGAGAGCTGTTCAGGCGGTGGAGGACGCTTTGACCCCGGTATGCTCTACTATATGCCTCAGACCTGGACCAGTGATGATACGGATGCCGTCGAACGTTTGAAGATCCAGTATGGTACCAGCATCGTATACCCGGTATCTACGATGGGTGCCCATGTGTCGGCTGTGCCAAATCATCAGGTCGGCCGGATCACCTCACTGGCTTTCCGCGGGGATGTCGCTATGTCAGGGAACTTCGGGTATGAGCTGGATCTGAGCAAATTCACAGCTGAAGAGAAGGAGATCGCAAAAGCGCAGATCGCTGACTATAAGCGTAGGCGTTCTCTTGTTCAGACAGGTGATATGTTCCGGTTAAAAAGTCCCTTTGAAGGTCAAATGACAGCATGGATGTTCGTGAGCGAAGATCAATCGGAAGCGCTGCTATTCTATTATCAAGTATTGGCAGAGCCTAATGGTCCGATTCATTATACAAAGCTCGAGGGGCTTGATCCGCAGCGTGATTATCACCTGGAGGGAAGCGAGGAAGTTTATGGGGGAGATCGATTGATGTCAGCGGGACTCCCCATGTTACTGGAAGGGGATTTCTCGAGTAGAGTTATCCATTTGCACGGATGTTAA
- a CDS encoding GGDEF domain-containing protein, producing MSTLFDNIPDWAYVTIAIVLVLISIGLHATFSERSRLKRLAYRDTVTGLYNRNGLDRFWKKYNGKGNLVVMSLDLDYFKEVNDTYGHHTGDMLLRAVGKDLRRVTNKHQQAYRVGGDEFLIILKNCDQDTVEILAGLILGKICRPYYIEGRDIAITGSIGISMADGQHAEQRRMQEEADIAMYRAKRMGKNRYTVYKSGKIREVSKVETIRLSKKKSSAN from the coding sequence ATGAGTACATTATTTGATAATATTCCAGACTGGGCGTACGTCACTATCGCTATCGTCTTAGTCCTAATAAGCATCGGCCTACATGCTACCTTCAGCGAACGTTCCAGATTGAAGCGTCTTGCTTATCGGGATACGGTCACCGGTCTATATAATCGCAATGGGTTGGATCGCTTCTGGAAGAAGTATAATGGCAAGGGAAACTTGGTGGTCATGAGCCTTGATCTCGATTATTTCAAGGAAGTGAATGATACATACGGCCATCATACGGGGGATATGCTGCTTCGCGCAGTTGGCAAAGATTTGAGGAGGGTAACGAACAAGCATCAACAAGCTTATCGAGTCGGCGGCGATGAATTTCTCATCATTCTCAAAAATTGTGATCAAGATACGGTCGAAATTCTCGCTGGGTTAATATTAGGCAAAATATGCCGACCTTACTATATCGAAGGGCGGGATATCGCAATTACCGGAAGTATCGGTATCAGCATGGCGGACGGACAGCATGCTGAGCAGCGCCGCATGCAGGAGGAAGCGGATATTGCTATGTATAGGGCCAAGCGAATGGGCAAGAATCGTTATACTGTCTATAAGAGCGGTAAGATCAGAGAGGTAAGCAAAGTAGAGACGATCCGGTTGTCTAAGAAGAAGAGCAGCGCGAATTGA
- a CDS encoding response regulator has product MRMILVDDEKLALEFLERQLSKVGDIEIVGKYTDPLIARDEILHRDVDAVFLDISLPELDGIRLADQLLEKKPNLNIIFVTAYNEYAVQAFDLNALDYIVKPVQTERLIKTLDRIRQRINLRAKSHVIHSGDIHLNVFRQVSVGEIGNMSLLQWRTSKAQELFLYLLQHREQLVRKSVLIDLLWQDHDSEKIYSQLYTTVYHIRKALEPYKDRFQIANTTEGYVLHLNQIVLDINEWDRRIGTLPPLTADSIDLYQELTKLYTGDYLQEYDYWWAESERQRYKSQWLKLSYDMGDWHYRNGALEQAAASYLNIIFHDSLEERAYYQLMVIYSEQQPAMVHRQYQLLESVLEEELGEAPSDYITEWYKVWQESNQILKH; this is encoded by the coding sequence ATGAGAATGATCCTCGTGGATGATGAGAAGCTGGCCCTGGAATTTCTCGAGCGGCAATTATCTAAAGTTGGCGATATCGAAATCGTCGGCAAATACACGGATCCATTGATCGCCCGCGACGAGATTTTGCATCGGGATGTTGATGCCGTATTTTTGGATATTAGTCTTCCAGAGCTCGATGGGATTCGATTGGCTGACCAGCTGCTAGAGAAGAAACCAAATTTAAATATTATTTTTGTAACCGCATATAATGAATATGCCGTACAAGCCTTTGACTTGAATGCGCTTGACTACATCGTGAAGCCGGTACAGACGGAGCGATTGATCAAGACGCTGGACAGAATCAGGCAACGGATAAACCTCCGGGCGAAATCACACGTGATACATAGTGGAGATATTCATTTGAATGTCTTCCGTCAGGTTAGTGTGGGTGAGATCGGCAATATGTCATTGTTGCAATGGCGTACCTCCAAAGCGCAGGAATTATTTCTTTATTTATTGCAGCATCGTGAACAACTGGTCCGCAAGTCCGTACTGATTGATCTTTTGTGGCAGGATCACGATTCTGAGAAAATCTATTCCCAGTTGTATACTACGGTATATCATATACGCAAAGCGCTAGAGCCCTATAAAGATCGTTTTCAAATTGCGAATACCACCGAGGGTTATGTCCTGCATTTGAATCAGATCGTTCTGGACATTAATGAATGGGATCGTAGAATAGGTACTCTTCCTCCATTAACCGCGGATTCGATAGATTTATATCAAGAGCTGACAAAGCTGTATACCGGAGATTACTTGCAAGAATACGATTATTGGTGGGCGGAGAGTGAACGGCAACGCTACAAAAGCCAGTGGCTTAAACTTAGCTATGATATGGGGGACTGGCACTATCGGAATGGTGCTTTGGAACAAGCGGCTGCCAGCTATCTGAATATTATCTTCCATGACTCTCTTGAAGAGAGGGCATATTACCAACTGATGGTCATCTATTCCGAGCAGCAACCGGCCATGGTGCATCGTCAATATCAATTGTTGGAATCGGTGCTGGAGGAAGAGCTTGGTGAGGCGCCGAGCGATTACATAACGGAATGGTATAAGGTGTGGCAGGAGAGCAATCAAATATTGAAACACTAG
- a CDS encoding class D sortase: MRKLWWLFIVLGVMVIAAPRVIEWYADREQERLLQAAEHREARLDPSLISSYEQLSGFLEEGSASEDDGTEVSALSVPDEEGLLGIIEITSIDVKLPILEGATMENMRASSVHLSDTASLGSLGNAAIAAHRARTTGRLFNRLDEVQLGDQVIIHTRDKVYTYEVNNILVVEPTDVSVLSSDGNESLLTLITCTPLNVSTHRLIIQAKLMS, from the coding sequence ATGCGCAAGCTATGGTGGTTGTTTATTGTACTTGGCGTAATGGTGATTGCGGCGCCGAGAGTTATAGAGTGGTATGCTGACCGCGAACAGGAGCGACTGCTGCAGGCCGCGGAGCACCGGGAAGCCCGGCTCGATCCGAGTCTAATTTCCAGCTATGAACAGCTGTCAGGCTTCTTAGAGGAAGGATCAGCATCGGAGGACGATGGGACTGAAGTAAGTGCGCTTTCTGTTCCTGATGAGGAAGGATTGCTTGGAATTATTGAGATTACGTCAATCGATGTGAAGCTGCCGATTTTGGAAGGAGCGACGATGGAGAATATGCGGGCTTCTTCCGTACATTTATCCGACACGGCTTCGCTCGGTTCACTCGGCAATGCTGCGATCGCGGCCCATCGCGCCAGGACGACCGGTCGACTGTTCAACCGGCTTGATGAGGTTCAGCTTGGAGATCAGGTCATTATTCATACCAGGGACAAGGTATATACTTATGAGGTTAATAATATTTTAGTTGTTGAGCCAACCGATGTATCTGTGTTAAGCAGCGATGGGAATGAGAGCTTATTAACTCTGATCACATGCACTCCGTTGAATGTATCGACCCATCGGCTTATCATACAGGCTAAATTGATGTCATGA
- a CDS encoding DUF4349 domain-containing protein: protein MARSDDNFAVADKATSMNTMAAESVPQSEGGDLQSIPKGPGDTGSSGFQAVDMLAGMNKKLIYTANVVMQVDDYNKAQSEIRDQVTLAGGYIVDFSENRSLEEQGGTITIKVPSTGFSSFLEQLEKLDHKSLQRSIQGQDVSEEYVDLESRLKVKEAMEARYLKFIDEATKTSQLVEYVNELERIQTEIEQIKGRMRYLDSNVSFSTVEIRLYQPDVKLLQNASQEKPSLLERAGKSLNGSIQVVSAMFEWLVVVLAGAVPVIVIAGIIFAIVWLLQRAIRTRARHSRNYVHRAIPTSDEQEAHAHQPEAVGSLPENQQSSVTEKNHSVKRISEPDEDEDTK from the coding sequence ATGGCGCGGAGTGATGACAACTTTGCTGTAGCGGATAAGGCGACCAGCATGAACACTATGGCCGCTGAGTCAGTCCCGCAAAGTGAAGGCGGAGACCTGCAGTCTATCCCGAAAGGTCCCGGGGATACAGGAAGCTCCGGGTTTCAAGCTGTAGATATGTTAGCGGGCATGAATAAAAAATTGATTTACACGGCGAATGTCGTAATGCAGGTAGATGACTATAACAAGGCGCAATCGGAAATCCGAGATCAGGTTACTTTGGCTGGCGGATATATCGTTGATTTTTCAGAGAATCGCTCTCTTGAAGAGCAGGGGGGAACCATTACGATCAAGGTTCCTTCCACGGGCTTCTCCTCCTTCTTGGAACAACTTGAGAAGCTAGACCATAAATCTTTGCAGCGCAGCATTCAAGGGCAGGATGTATCCGAAGAATATGTAGACCTGGAATCCCGCCTGAAGGTAAAGGAAGCGATGGAAGCCAGGTATCTCAAGTTCATAGATGAGGCAACGAAGACCAGCCAGCTTGTAGAGTATGTCAATGAACTTGAGCGGATTCAGACTGAGATTGAACAGATCAAAGGGCGGATGCGATATCTCGACAGCAATGTCTCTTTCTCCACCGTTGAAATCCGTTTGTACCAGCCCGATGTAAAACTTTTGCAAAATGCTAGCCAAGAGAAGCCCTCATTGCTGGAAAGAGCGGGAAAATCGCTAAACGGCAGCATTCAAGTGGTCTCGGCCATGTTCGAATGGCTAGTTGTTGTTCTTGCTGGAGCGGTTCCTGTAATCGTGATCGCAGGGATTATTTTTGCCATCGTATGGTTGTTACAAAGAGCGATAAGAACCAGAGCAAGGCACAGCAGAAACTACGTTCATCGAGCGATTCCAACTTCAGATGAGCAGGAAGCCCATGCACATCAACCGGAAGCAGTGGGGTCTCTGCCGGAAAATCAACAATCTTCAGTTACTGAAAAGAATCATTCTGTTAAGCGGATCTCCGAGCCTGATGAAGACGAAGATACGAAGTAA
- a CDS encoding ABC transporter ATP-binding protein, with the protein MARPEISLDYSKVFENEQGTKVKPFSLLARLYRNHMGKVALSAFFYTIKNSPTWILSIVTANIINIVSYPERHSMNEFWINMILVIIVVAQNIPTHTLHVSYISKAVRHVEAGLRSTLVRKMQQLSLSYHGDMNAGKLQSKVLRDVEAVDFLSRQMLMTIIPAAINLAIVVVLTLYNSWIVALFFLLMGPTAIYLVRFFNTKMSQRNREVRKNIEEMSGKVSETVEMIPVTRAHGLEEVEIRKVDAALENIRDRGHRLDVLEAYFGSSSWVIFQLFQVGCLFFTAYLSYQGYMEIGDIVMYQSFFNMMIGSVTSILNVYPNLVKGFESLHSVTEVLLSDETEEYKGKVKPDKFSGGYQFKGVSFNYKDSDRHVLDDFSLDVKPGETIAFVGESGSGKSTILNLIIGFYKPQSGSILIDGMPMSELSMSRYRQSLAIVLQNNILFSGSIRENITYGLPHISEEILQRAVWMANLQDVIDSLPEGLDTSVGEHGGRLSGGQRQRIAIARALVRDPKIIILDEATSALDNASERHVQNAMEQLMQGRTTFIVAHRLSTVKNADRIIVLKKGKIVETGTYEQLLDMKGEFFKLKNM; encoded by the coding sequence ATGGCAAGACCAGAGATCTCTCTGGATTATTCTAAAGTATTTGAAAATGAACAAGGAACTAAAGTCAAACCGTTTAGTTTACTTGCGCGTCTATATCGTAATCATATGGGGAAAGTTGCTTTATCGGCATTTTTCTATACGATTAAAAATTCACCCACCTGGATACTGTCAATCGTCACAGCGAACATCATTAACATCGTAAGTTATCCCGAACGCCACTCGATGAATGAATTCTGGATCAATATGATTCTGGTCATTATCGTCGTTGCGCAGAATATCCCGACACATACGCTTCATGTCAGTTATATCAGTAAGGCGGTTCGTCATGTGGAAGCGGGGTTGCGTAGTACGCTCGTTCGTAAGATGCAACAGCTCTCATTAAGCTATCACGGGGATATGAATGCGGGGAAACTGCAGTCCAAGGTACTGCGTGACGTTGAGGCGGTCGATTTCCTGTCGCGGCAAATGCTCATGACGATCATTCCCGCCGCGATTAATCTGGCGATTGTCGTCGTACTCACGCTATATAACAGCTGGATCGTTGCTCTATTCTTCCTACTCATGGGGCCAACGGCGATCTATCTGGTTCGCTTCTTCAATACCAAAATGTCGCAGCGTAACCGCGAAGTCCGCAAGAATATTGAGGAGATGTCAGGGAAAGTATCCGAGACCGTAGAGATGATTCCGGTAACACGGGCCCACGGCCTCGAAGAAGTGGAAATCCGTAAGGTAGATGCCGCTCTGGAGAATATCCGTGACCGTGGACATCGACTGGACGTACTGGAAGCCTACTTTGGCTCCTCCAGCTGGGTTATTTTCCAACTGTTCCAGGTGGGCTGCTTGTTCTTTACAGCCTATCTTTCCTACCAAGGCTATATGGAAATTGGCGACATCGTGATGTACCAGAGCTTCTTCAATATGATGATCGGTTCGGTAACATCGATTCTTAACGTATATCCGAACCTGGTCAAGGGCTTCGAGTCGCTCCATTCTGTCACCGAAGTTCTGTTGTCTGATGAGACGGAGGAGTACAAAGGGAAGGTTAAACCTGATAAATTCAGCGGCGGCTACCAGTTCAAAGGAGTCAGCTTCAACTATAAGGATTCGGACCGGCATGTGCTGGATGATTTCAGCCTGGATGTGAAGCCGGGGGAGACGATTGCCTTTGTTGGCGAGTCAGGTTCAGGTAAATCTACCATTCTGAACTTGATTATCGGTTTCTATAAGCCGCAATCCGGCAGCATTCTGATCGATGGAATGCCGATGAGTGAGCTCAGCATGTCGCGCTATCGTCAATCACTAGCCATCGTACTACAGAACAATATCCTATTCTCCGGATCGATTCGGGAGAACATCACTTACGGTTTGCCTCATATTTCCGAAGAGATATTACAGCGAGCTGTATGGATGGCTAATTTGCAAGATGTGATTGACAGTTTGCCGGAAGGTCTGGATACGTCGGTTGGAGAACATGGCGGCAGACTATCTGGTGGGCAGAGACAGAGGATCGCCATTGCCCGTGCGTTGGTTCGTGATCCGAAGATTATTATTCTCGATGAGGCTACTTCTGCGCTTGATAATGCATCTGAACGACATGTCCAGAATGCGATGGAGCAGTTGATGCAAGGAAGAACAACGTTCATCGTGGCTCACCGTCTCTCTACCGTTAAGAACGCTGATCGCATTATCGTGCTTAAGAAAGGCAAGATTGTCGAAACAGGCACTTACGAGCAATTGCTGGATATGAAAGGCGAATTCTTTAAGCTGAAAAATATGTAA
- a CDS encoding AraC family transcriptional regulator translates to MTPDYPEIYFPHYRSEACLFSPHTRTVENGWVCGRHVHHTMLEILLVVEGTLTTILGCNEFSQHVGDIIIVSPMMVHDFQVRLSERVSFFTMHIHIEDTEILHLIGSNNHGFYPSDHPLNQQIKSSVERMIDTLFHRGWAKMSLMREVYTILDEMQQYFSITHDIGPLSFDAELSNQVAREIQALVLRNSEEAVAGVTTDKDANSDWLEEISRKLGVSRRHCHRLFRQAFGIPPREYLMVLKQQEAMQMLVTSSDSIERIAHKIGYENVQSFSRQFTAWAGCTPSTFRKNNLNERHHLVPINLQEVGALNEYKQF, encoded by the coding sequence ATGACCCCCGATTACCCGGAAATATATTTTCCCCATTACCGTTCGGAGGCCTGCTTATTCTCCCCTCATACGAGAACTGTTGAGAACGGCTGGGTCTGCGGACGGCATGTTCACCATACTATGCTTGAAATACTACTCGTCGTGGAAGGAACTCTGACTACGATTCTCGGCTGCAACGAATTCAGCCAGCATGTCGGAGATATCATCATTGTCTCGCCTATGATGGTTCATGATTTTCAGGTAAGGCTGTCGGAGAGAGTATCCTTCTTTACCATGCATATTCATATCGAGGACACAGAAATTCTCCATCTCATTGGCTCCAACAACCATGGCTTCTATCCGTCAGATCATCCGTTGAACCAACAGATTAAGTCTTCCGTTGAGCGTATGATCGACACCCTATTCCATCGCGGCTGGGCTAAGATGTCTTTGATGCGCGAGGTTTATACCATTCTCGACGAGATGCAGCAATATTTCTCTATAACACACGATATAGGCCCGCTGTCCTTCGATGCGGAATTGTCTAATCAGGTGGCGAGGGAAATTCAAGCGCTCGTTCTAAGGAATAGCGAGGAGGCTGTAGCAGGGGTAACGACAGATAAGGATGCAAATAGTGACTGGCTTGAAGAGATATCGCGCAAGCTTGGGGTGAGCAGGCGGCATTGCCACCGGTTGTTCAGGCAAGCCTTTGGAATTCCCCCACGCGAATATTTGATGGTGCTGAAGCAGCAGGAAGCGATGCAGATGCTTGTGACTAGCAGCGATTCGATCGAACGTATTGCCCACAAAATCGGATACGAGAATGTACAGAGTTTCAGTCGGCAGTTCACAGCCTGGGCGGGCTGTACTCCTAGCACATTTCGCAAGAATAATCTGAACGAGCGCCATCATTTGGTCCCAATCAACTTACAAGAGGTAGGTGCATTGAATGAGTACAAACAATTCTGA
- a CDS encoding cysteine-rich CWC family protein: MSTNNSDPKIPEIDPLRCPLCGQPNHCAYAAGQPHTTCWCNNLSVPKPLLEQIPDQFRRKACVCENCVRTYIAEHGVHQSV; encoded by the coding sequence ATGAGTACAAACAATTCTGACCCCAAAATCCCAGAGATTGACCCTTTGCGCTGTCCGTTATGCGGGCAGCCTAATCATTGTGCCTATGCTGCCGGACAACCACATACGACCTGCTGGTGTAATAACTTATCCGTTCCCAAGCCACTGCTTGAGCAGATTCCCGATCAGTTCCGCCGCAAAGCCTGTGTCTGTGAGAATTGCGTCAGAACGTATATTGCTGAGCACGGTGTGCACCAATCTGTATGA
- a CDS encoding IS1182 family transposase, with translation MIRQQQTLVLSPYAALYDIVVPKDNMLRQINELVDFTFIYEDLEAKYCLDNGRNAINPIRMFKYLLLKAIFELSDVDIVERSKYDMSFKYFLGMAPEDPVIDPSSLTKFRKLRLKDMNLLDMLIGQTVALAIEQDILKSTSIIVDATHTKARYNQKSPQEILQDRARKLRKVVYSMDESVKTKMPVKNMNNVLEDEIAYCQKLIAFIEEESGIAQVPKVLEPLNLLKETIQDDVEQLQLAADPDARVGHKSADSAFFGYKTHLAMTEERLITAAVITTGEKNDGKQLQALIEKSQAAGLRVKTVIGDTAYSEKDNLIYTKQNEIELVAKLNPLITQGTRKKENEFLFNKDAGMYVCPAGHMAIRKARQGKKGVSNNQQRTYFFDVEICKRCPLKEGCYKEGAKSKTYSVTIKSDEHVEQIAFQETEYFKAKSMERYKIEAKNSELKHGHGYDVATSSGLLGMQLQGAMAIFAVNLKRILKLVD, from the coding sequence ATGATTCGTCAACAACAAACCTTGGTTCTGAGTCCTTATGCGGCATTGTATGATATCGTCGTGCCGAAGGACAACATGCTCCGTCAAATTAATGAACTGGTGGACTTCACCTTCATATACGAGGATCTAGAAGCAAAATATTGTTTGGATAATGGACGCAACGCCATCAACCCCATTCGCATGTTTAAATACTTACTGTTGAAAGCTATCTTTGAACTGTCTGACGTAGATATTGTCGAGCGTTCGAAGTACGACATGTCATTTAAATATTTCCTCGGCATGGCGCCGGAAGACCCGGTAATCGACCCGAGTTCCCTGACGAAATTCCGCAAATTGCGATTAAAAGACATGAATCTGCTCGACATGCTCATCGGTCAGACCGTAGCCCTTGCAATCGAGCAGGATATCTTAAAGAGTACCTCTATCATCGTAGATGCTACACATACGAAAGCGCGTTACAACCAGAAATCACCGCAAGAAATCCTGCAAGACCGTGCTCGAAAATTGCGTAAGGTTGTTTACAGCATGGATGAGTCGGTCAAAACAAAGATGCCCGTGAAGAACATGAACAACGTGCTTGAAGACGAAATTGCATACTGCCAAAAACTTATCGCCTTTATTGAAGAGGAATCTGGAATCGCACAGGTGCCAAAAGTTCTGGAGCCACTTAATCTTCTGAAAGAAACAATTCAGGATGATGTGGAGCAACTGCAGCTTGCGGCAGATCCAGATGCACGCGTAGGACACAAGAGCGCAGATAGTGCCTTTTTCGGCTACAAGACACATCTAGCGATGACCGAGGAGCGACTCATAACAGCAGCCGTAATTACGACAGGCGAGAAAAATGATGGTAAGCAATTACAAGCACTGATCGAAAAAAGCCAAGCTGCCGGATTGCGGGTCAAAACGGTGATTGGGGATACAGCGTATTCGGAGAAAGATAACCTAATCTACACGAAACAGAACGAGATTGAACTCGTAGCGAAGCTTAATCCACTAATTACCCAAGGCACTCGCAAGAAAGAGAACGAATTTCTGTTTAACAAAGATGCTGGAATGTACGTTTGTCCAGCCGGACATATGGCGATTCGGAAAGCACGACAGGGCAAGAAGGGTGTCAGTAACAACCAACAGAGAACCTATTTTTTCGATGTGGAAATTTGCAAACGCTGCCCGTTGAAGGAAGGTTGTTACAAAGAAGGAGCTAAGAGCAAAACGTACTCAGTGACGATAAAGTCTGATGAACACGTGGAGCAGATAGCGTTCCAGGAAACAGAATATTTCAAGGCAAAATCTATGGAACGCTACAAAATTGAAGCCAAAAACAGCGAACTCAAACATGGACACGGGTATGATGTAGCCACATCCTCGGGTCTGCTTGGCATGCAATTACAAGGTGCGATGGCAATATTCGCTGTAAATCTCAAGCGGATATTGAAGCTAGTGGATTGA